One stretch of Wolbachia endosymbiont of Armadillidium arcangelii DNA includes these proteins:
- a CDS encoding exodeoxyribonuclease III, translating to MLKIATWNVNSIRKRINQLCSFIVDSQIDIILLQEIKCTEEQFPYAEIEKLGYEYAIYGQVARNGVCALSKYPILEQFKIDIVEDYQEARYVECIIKYNNQKVRVGSVYVPNGQSLDSQAFEYKLKFFDNLYKRMNNLLKNEELTIIAGDYNVALNEIDIFDSNLLNGQVCFHIKEREKLRAILNLGFKDAFRISHPNLQQFTWWHYQGNSLRNNQGMRIDHMLLSPQAADKLETCYIDDRLRKLENPSDHTPVVCVIKQ from the coding sequence ATGCTAAAGATTGCAACTTGGAACGTAAACTCCATACGTAAAAGAATTAACCAACTTTGTAGTTTTATAGTTGATAGTCAGATAGATATAATTTTGCTGCAAGAGATAAAATGTACAGAAGAGCAATTTCCTTATGCAGAGATAGAAAAGTTAGGATATGAATATGCTATCTATGGACAAGTTGCAAGAAATGGTGTTTGTGCTTTATCTAAATATCCAATATTGGAGCAGTTTAAGATTGACATTGTAGAAGATTATCAAGAAGCGCGTTATGTAGAGTGCATAATAAAGTACAATAATCAGAAGGTAAGGGTAGGAAGTGTATACGTGCCAAACGGCCAAAGCCTAGACTCTCAAGCATTTGAATATAAACTCAAGTTTTTTGATAATTTATATAAAAGAATGAACAATCTATTAAAAAATGAAGAGTTAACCATCATAGCTGGCGATTATAATGTTGCACTGAATGAAATTGATATTTTTGATTCAAATTTATTAAATGGCCAAGTGTGCTTTCATATAAAAGAGCGTGAGAAATTAAGAGCGATCTTGAATCTTGGTTTTAAAGATGCATTTAGAATATCTCACCCAAACTTGCAACAATTCACTTGGTGGCATTATCAAGGTAATTCACTAAGAAATAATCAAGGAATGCGAATAGATCATATGCTGCTATCGCCACAAGCTGCAGATAAATTGGAAACATGTTACATAGACGATAGGTTGCGTAAGCTAGAAAATCCATCTGATCATACTCCTGTTGTATGTGTTATAAAACAATAA
- a CDS encoding uroporphyrinogen-III synthase — translation MKSILLTRPLLDSLSTRSTLKKYGYKVFIEPVFTIKLLNPDISTYEFDVVISTSKNSVKAFSQICKEDDFPIITVSNSTMQAAKNLGFSDIISADSNVDGLISFIKTHYSNAIKFLYIRGQEVSCDLKKRLSEEDFNVREVVLYKTITKRSLTNRCKNLLLDGKIDSVAFFSSQTARVFCSLVLKSGLSHVINNTVAYTMSKNIADSLKLIKWKKIITSRLPTGESLIDIINKDC, via the coding sequence ATGAAGTCCATTTTATTGACAAGGCCTTTATTAGATTCGTTGAGTACAAGAAGCACACTGAAAAAATATGGATACAAAGTTTTTATAGAACCAGTATTTACAATAAAGCTCTTAAATCCTGATATATCTACCTATGAATTTGACGTTGTGATATCCACAAGTAAAAACAGTGTAAAGGCTTTCAGTCAAATATGTAAAGAGGATGACTTTCCAATTATTACGGTTAGTAATTCAACCATGCAGGCTGCAAAAAATTTGGGATTTTCCGATATAATCTCAGCAGACAGCAACGTTGATGGTCTGATATCATTTATAAAAACTCATTATTCAAACGCAATAAAGTTCTTATATATAAGGGGACAAGAAGTATCATGTGACCTAAAAAAAAGATTATCTGAAGAAGATTTTAACGTAAGAGAAGTTGTACTCTATAAAACAATTACTAAAAGGAGTCTAACTAATAGGTGTAAAAATTTATTATTGGATGGTAAAATTGATAGTGTTGCCTTTTTTTCCTCACAGACAGCAAGGGTATTTTGTTCATTAGTTCTAAAAAGTGGACTATCTCATGTGATAAATAATACAGTTGCATATACCATGAGTAAGAACATTGCTGATAGTTTAAAGTTAATCAAATGGAAAAAAATTATAACATCGAGATTGCCTACTGGGGAGAGTTTAATTGATATAATTAATAAGGATTGTTGA
- the tilS gene encoding tRNA lysidine(34) synthetase TilS: MQLELLFQNIVNNFAFHDNQVAVAVSGGIDSVVLLHLTINWAKKSKLLAPIALTVNHGLRLESQKEAHFAMSYAKELGAKESFVLNWEKKNIKGNIQLQARKARYKLLIEWCKNNNVKYLFVAHHKNDQAETFLLRLERGSGVDGLSSMDYKSFLNGIYVFRPLLNFSRSEIERYAKLHQLRWTEDRSNYDLKYKRTLYRNLLEASDNQDVLTDRICLAALHMKRAAKALMHYTRLAFNDCVNVYDLGYIEIKLSKLYKLPEEIALRLLLYSIMAITSKHYKPRYNSLVAIFNKILQQDSNVNCTLYGCKIRKYGESVLIIREPSKIRQITVYLPLNGPIEWDNRFSCIVLGNRECSVIIAPLKKTQRVPEFLKDYNCCPEVFYSLPTVQKNGKVIAYPCIKHDSKNISDDEIKYSINGIIKENLLKLIDI, encoded by the coding sequence ATGCAATTGGAGTTGTTATTTCAAAATATAGTTAATAACTTTGCTTTTCATGATAATCAAGTTGCGGTTGCAGTATCAGGTGGTATAGACAGTGTAGTTTTATTGCACTTAACGATTAATTGGGCAAAAAAAAGCAAGCTTTTAGCCCCTATAGCATTAACAGTAAATCATGGGTTACGTTTAGAATCTCAAAAAGAAGCTCATTTTGCTATGAGTTATGCAAAAGAACTCGGAGCAAAGGAGTCGTTTGTATTAAATTGGGAGAAGAAAAATATTAAAGGCAATATTCAGTTGCAGGCACGAAAAGCACGGTATAAGTTATTAATAGAATGGTGTAAAAACAATAATGTTAAATATTTATTTGTTGCTCACCATAAAAATGATCAAGCAGAAACATTTTTGTTGAGATTAGAACGAGGTAGTGGCGTAGATGGATTATCATCAATGGACTACAAATCTTTCTTAAATGGTATTTATGTATTTAGGCCGTTGTTAAATTTCAGTCGTAGTGAAATAGAAAGGTATGCTAAGCTTCACCAGTTAAGATGGACCGAAGATAGAAGCAATTATGACTTAAAATACAAGCGAACTTTATACCGTAACTTGCTTGAAGCAAGTGATAATCAAGATGTTTTAACAGACCGAATATGCCTTGCAGCCCTTCATATGAAAAGAGCTGCAAAAGCGTTGATGCACTACACACGCCTTGCATTTAATGACTGTGTTAATGTGTATGATCTTGGTTACATTGAAATTAAATTAAGTAAACTGTATAAACTACCAGAGGAAATAGCCTTAAGGCTTCTTCTTTACTCTATAATGGCAATTACCAGCAAACACTATAAACCAAGATACAACAGCCTTGTTGCAATATTTAATAAAATATTGCAACAAGATAGTAATGTTAACTGTACACTCTATGGATGCAAAATAAGAAAATATGGAGAAAGCGTCCTGATAATAAGAGAACCATCAAAGATACGGCAAATTACTGTGTACTTACCATTAAATGGTCCTATTGAATGGGATAACAGATTTAGCTGCATAGTGCTCGGAAATCGAGAATGTTCAGTTATCATTGCTCCACTAAAAAAAACACAAAGAGTTCCTGAATTTCTGAAGGATTATAACTGCTGCCCTGAAGTTTTTTATTCTTTACCTACGGTACAAAAAAATGGAAAGGTGATTGCTTATCCATGTATAAAACATGATAGCAAGAATATTAGTGATGATGAGATTAAATATTCCATCAATGGTATAATAAAGGAAAATTTGCTAAAATTAATTGATATTTAA
- a CDS encoding OmpA family protein: protein MWSRVVIMCCFCLLITGVSSCPKKEVSVANKMNAVIKQIGDKRVFFGYDESSITEMSADALLDAMEVLQDNPDAKVTLTGHTDNRGSHEYNLALGARRADAAKKFMVSCASYLENRIKTASKGETEPLVDVKDDSKNSKYEKDHAKNRRVEFSFSGIKR from the coding sequence ATGTGGAGTAGAGTGGTTATAATGTGTTGTTTTTGTTTGCTGATTACCGGTGTAAGTTCTTGTCCTAAAAAAGAAGTAAGTGTGGCAAATAAAATGAATGCCGTTATTAAGCAAATAGGTGATAAAAGAGTTTTCTTTGGTTACGACGAATCTAGTATTACTGAAATGAGTGCAGATGCATTGCTTGATGCAATGGAAGTGTTACAAGATAACCCTGATGCGAAGGTTACTTTAACTGGTCATACTGACAATCGTGGTTCTCATGAATATAATCTTGCATTAGGTGCTAGAAGAGCAGATGCAGCTAAAAAGTTTATGGTCAGCTGTGCATCTTATCTAGAAAATAGAATAAAAACTGCTTCTAAAGGTGAAACTGAGCCTTTGGTTGACGTAAAAGATGATTCTAAAAATTCTAAGTACGAAAAAGACCATGCTAAAAATCGTAGAGTAGAATTTTCATTCTCTGGAATAAAAAGATAG